A section of the Malania oleifera isolate guangnan ecotype guangnan chromosome 2, ASM2987363v1, whole genome shotgun sequence genome encodes:
- the LOC131148282 gene encoding uncharacterized protein LOC131148282, giving the protein MNPRGKDVDTVGDIHVDTSSKDDVNVLAVLRSITRHARKEARREQGQPLVVGSCTFQQFDQKSPSTFEGGTNLIVVEDWIQEMEELLTVLHCTKEQKVQYPTFKLVGEAKRRWRSEKLVKEQHPVYTSITWSHFREVFFSRYFPVATRETKVEEFLHLTQRYMMVQQYAAKFVELSRFTPHMVPDEPLKSQMFEKRLRLGIRA; this is encoded by the coding sequence ATGAATCCAAGGGGGAAGGACGTTGATACTGTAGGAGATATACACGTGGATACCTCCAGTAAGGATGACGTTAATGTTTTGGCGGTGCTGCGTAGCATAACACGTCATGCTAGGAAGGAAGCTCGGAGAGAGCAGGGTCAGCCATTAGTAGTTGGGAGCTGCACATTTCAGCAGTTCGACCAAAAAAGTCCATCGACTTTTGAAGGAGGGACAAATCTGATCGTAGTTGAGGACTGGATTCAGGAGATGGAGGAACTCCTGACTGTTCTACACTGCACTAAGGAGCAAAAGGTACAATATCCCACCTTTAAACTGGTTGGGGAGGCAAAGAGGCGGTGGAGGTCGGAAAAACTAGTAAAGGAGCAGCATCCAGTGTATACATCTATTACATGGAGCCATTTCAGGGAGGTCTTCTTCAGTAGATACTTTCCGGTTGCCACCCGAGAGACGAAAGTAGAGGAGTTTCTACATTTGACCCAGAGGTACATGATGGTGCAAcaatatgcggccaagtttgtggagttatcacGTTTCACTCCACACATGGTTCCGGATGAGCCGCTAAAATCTCAGATGTTTGAGAAAAGATTGAGGTTGGGGATACGCGCTTAG